A portion of the Candidatus Pristimantibacillus lignocellulolyticus genome contains these proteins:
- a CDS encoding HAMP domain-containing histidine kinase: MIIFILAIMFITGIVLILTSMKSTSTWLAGSFIGSMLLIVGFMFYFAKTGGLPYRMEIIFFLHSDIHRFFQYSMITIDQMSRLLSIGRAIFLFFSAGFVINVNDRIGQKYKRLLYAAVFLFSLSNYLIYEPVIYTSLMEHATDEFHSSMAVIVRGLNIFFVLATLYVLIRQLKRMKTPWLRNNFMIVLITVINLELIFLLFGVFSPLQVSYALASNNFFIGTLYYGQTLSLVQWYIIIACSFLMTIIGTMSLWKYNKLIVQIGKPEMLLEKKISENSMGVRIFTHGIKNQLLAQRVLIRNMKKKILEPGEGKSSLDTMKEQLEQLSQSNDEILQRMDELYSAFKTNRMQLKPTKLSIIYEDVMNKLDDEQLILLTTNAFEDQLLLADRPYIVQTICNLLFNAFDAVADNKANGREGVVGLDCYQAGNRIVLQITDNGTGIEKGQRQRIFDPFYTRKNSKSNWGIGLSYVQQTVKAHFGYIRFESKLGEGTTFYVYLPIYKPRP; this comes from the coding sequence ATGATCATATTTATATTGGCAATCATGTTTATCACTGGAATCGTTCTCATATTGACCAGTATGAAATCGACGTCTACCTGGCTAGCGGGCAGCTTTATTGGCAGCATGCTACTTATTGTTGGGTTTATGTTTTACTTTGCTAAGACCGGTGGACTTCCCTATCGAATGGAAATTATATTTTTTCTTCATTCGGATATTCACCGGTTTTTTCAATACTCAATGATTACAATTGATCAGATGAGTCGTTTACTTAGTATAGGCAGAGCCATATTTCTGTTCTTTTCCGCCGGATTTGTCATTAATGTTAATGATCGCATCGGACAGAAGTATAAAAGACTACTATATGCAGCAGTGTTCTTATTTTCGTTATCAAACTATTTAATCTATGAGCCAGTCATTTATACTTCATTAATGGAGCATGCGACTGATGAGTTTCATTCCTCGATGGCTGTCATCGTGCGTGGATTGAACATTTTCTTTGTACTAGCAACGCTTTACGTTCTTATTCGACAATTGAAACGGATGAAGACGCCTTGGCTTAGAAATAATTTTATGATTGTGCTTATTACGGTTATTAATTTAGAACTTATTTTTTTACTGTTTGGCGTTTTTTCACCTTTACAAGTAAGCTATGCGCTTGCGAGTAATAATTTCTTTATTGGAACACTTTACTATGGACAAACGTTGTCACTTGTACAATGGTATATCATAATTGCTTGCAGTTTTTTGATGACTATCATCGGTACGATGTCTTTGTGGAAATATAACAAGCTGATTGTTCAGATCGGAAAACCTGAAATGTTACTAGAGAAAAAAATTAGCGAGAATAGTATGGGTGTACGCATATTTACTCATGGCATTAAAAATCAGCTTTTAGCTCAGCGCGTCCTTATAAGAAATATGAAGAAAAAGATACTTGAACCTGGAGAGGGAAAATCGTCGCTGGATACAATGAAGGAACAATTGGAGCAACTTTCGCAAAGCAATGATGAGATTTTGCAGCGGATGGATGAGCTATACAGCGCGTTTAAAACGAATCGAATGCAGCTTAAGCCTACAAAACTTAGCATTATTTACGAGGATGTGATGAATAAGCTGGACGATGAGCAGCTTATTCTGCTTACGACAAATGCATTCGAGGATCAGCTTTTATTGGCTGACCGTCCATACATCGTGCAAACAATCTGCAATTTGCTGTTTAATGCTTTTGATGCAGTTGCAGATAACAAGGCGAACGGTCGAGAAGGGGTAGTAGGTCTAGACTGCTATCAGGCGGGAAATCGCATCGTGTTGCAAATTACTGATAACGGTACTGGCATTGAAAAAGGGCAACGGCAGCGAATTTTTGACCCATTCTATACGAGGAAAAACTCCAAAAGCAATTGGGGGATAGGGCTCTCCTACGTACAGCAAACGGTAAAGGCTCATTTTGGATACATTCGCTTTGAAAGTAAATTAGGGGAGGGTACGACATTCTATGTTTACTTACCCATCTACAAACCAAGGCCATAA
- a CDS encoding S-layer homology domain-containing protein, giving the protein MRDIQSLSAQLGSNGNLKDLKIVIKIAKPSDETVKKVEDTITANGLAIVAAPLSFTISANYGNASIDINNFNSYVERTITIPEGIDPTQITTGIVIEADGSIRHIPTNIEKIDGQYIARINSLTNVVQTAYAYGLINGFQDGTFGPEKSITREQAMVIISKAMLLTDLPGVAHGSSAESIVGAYKDGNQVASWAVVGVADAISAGIVSGKVDNSLAPQAAITRAEVAVIIERLLQNSDLINKEPVK; this is encoded by the coding sequence ATGAGAGATATTCAATCTTTATCAGCACAGCTTGGATCTAATGGCAATTTGAAAGATTTGAAGATTGTTATTAAAATTGCTAAGCCAAGCGATGAGACGGTTAAAAAAGTAGAAGATACAATTACAGCAAATGGTTTGGCTATTGTTGCGGCTCCATTATCTTTCACGATTTCTGCGAACTATGGAAATGCTTCGATAGACATTAACAATTTCAACTCTTATGTAGAGCGTACAATTACGATTCCAGAAGGTATTGATCCAACCCAAATAACTACAGGAATTGTAATTGAGGCAGATGGAAGTATCCGTCATATACCGACGAATATCGAGAAAATTGATGGTCAGTATATTGCGCGTATTAATAGTTTGACGAACGTTGTGCAAACAGCATATGCATATGGTTTAATTAATGGTTTCCAAGATGGTACATTTGGACCAGAGAAAAGCATTACACGCGAGCAAGCTATGGTTATTATTTCTAAAGCGATGTTGCTAACTGATTTGCCAGGAGTAGCACATGGTAGCAGTGCTGAAAGCATAGTAGGTGCGTATAAGGATGGTAATCAAGTCGCAAGCTGGGCTGTGGTCGGTGTAGCAGATGCGATAAGCGCGGGCATCGTTTCAGGCAAAGTGGATAATAGCTTAGCACCACAAGCAGCGATTACAAGAGCAGAAGTAGCAGTGATTATAGAACGTTTGCTACAAAACTCTGATCTTATTAACAAAGAGCCAGTGAAGTAG
- a CDS encoding DUF3862 domain-containing protein: MKNKLILFIVLLGMLSLVACSTDTLNTLSTSGNSSTPKITKEAFGKLVTGMSYEEVTEIIGFEGELITESGSPGGTGLDIHTVMYMYEGKGSLGANANLMFQDNKLLTKAQVGLK; the protein is encoded by the coding sequence TTGAAAAATAAACTAATCTTATTCATTGTACTTTTGGGTATGTTATCATTGGTAGCCTGCTCAACGGACACTTTAAACACGTTAAGCACTTCAGGTAATTCAAGCACTCCAAAAATAACTAAAGAAGCATTTGGAAAATTAGTGACAGGGATGTCGTATGAAGAAGTGACGGAGATTATTGGATTCGAAGGTGAGTTAATCACTGAGTCTGGCTCTCCAGGAGGCACAGGACTTGATATTCATACGGTAATGTACATGTACGAAGGTAAAGGTAGTCTTGGAGCAAATGCAAATCTAATGTTTCAAGATAATAAATTACTAACGAAAGCACAAGTAGGTTTGAAATAG
- a CDS encoding DUF4256 domain-containing protein gives MIDEEQREGLFKKLKARFEKNMNRHEGFEWAKIQAKLEANTEKLWSLHEMERTGGEPDLVAHNEETGEYIFYDCSAESPKGRRSVCYDGEALNSRKEHKPANSAIDMVTDMGIEILTEEQYRELQKLGNFDMKTSSWVKTPTEIRTLGGAIFCDFRYGNVFVYHNGAESYYAARGFRGSLKV, from the coding sequence ATGATAGATGAAGAACAACGTGAAGGACTATTCAAAAAATTGAAAGCACGGTTTGAAAAAAACATGAACCGTCATGAAGGTTTTGAATGGGCTAAAATACAAGCAAAGTTGGAAGCTAATACTGAAAAACTGTGGTCACTTCATGAAATGGAAAGAACCGGAGGTGAACCGGATCTTGTTGCTCATAATGAAGAGACGGGGGAATATATTTTTTATGACTGCTCAGCGGAAAGCCCTAAAGGACGGAGAAGTGTTTGTTACGACGGTGAAGCCCTGAATTCAAGAAAAGAACATAAACCGGCAAATAGCGCTATTGATATGGTTACTGACATGGGCATTGAAATTTTAACGGAAGAACAGTATCGAGAGCTGCAGAAGCTTGGAAATTTCGATATGAAAACATCAAGTTGGGTGAAAACACCCACCGAGATTAGAACACTCGGTGGTGCTATCTTTTGTGATTTTCGCTATGGCAATGTCTTTGTGTATCATAACGGTGCAGAATCTTACTATGCGGCTAGGGGCTTCCGTGGCTCGCTAAAAGTCTAG
- a CDS encoding immunity 41 family protein, producing MDNELQVLMNNYHCVDNTFIHKLSEESLFDFPLFWDYYNSVRKVIKGTLDKPLDREISRAISYTHSKILEHIIWEYSDNDLGQIKNFPFDKQHLIIERLSFLVDGYFQGYLIDESNFDEELQNPLFNEKVELEPSIIHLGFFKEGLDIHAVGFKNKDRTYDIFLDEEDDKFLVDSKLSRREVQGTFIFSVSDSSSAYRVFHEWVMKSYSPYSSNKLRKGN from the coding sequence ATGGATAACGAATTACAGGTACTTATGAATAACTATCACTGCGTAGATAACACCTTTATACATAAATTGAGCGAAGAATCATTATTTGATTTTCCATTATTTTGGGATTATTACAATAGTGTGAGGAAAGTAATTAAAGGAACTCTTGATAAACCTTTAGATAGAGAAATTTCTAGAGCAATTAGCTACACGCATTCAAAAATCTTAGAACATATCATATGGGAATATTCCGATAATGATCTAGGTCAAATTAAGAACTTTCCTTTTGATAAACAGCATTTAATAATTGAGCGTCTTAGTTTCTTAGTGGATGGATATTTTCAAGGGTATCTAATTGATGAAAGCAACTTTGATGAAGAATTACAAAATCCACTTTTCAATGAAAAAGTTGAATTAGAGCCATCCATAATTCACTTAGGCTTTTTTAAGGAGGGGCTTGATATCCATGCTGTAGGATTCAAAAATAAAGATAGAACTTATGATATATTCTTAGATGAAGAAGATGACAAATTTCTTGTTGATTCAAAGTTAAGCCGTAGAGAAGTACAGGGCACGTTCATTTTTTCTGTATCTGATTCCAGTTCAGCTTATCGAGTATTTCATGAATGGGTCATGAAAAGTTACTCTCCGTATAGTTCAAATAAATTACGTAAAGGAAACTAA
- a CDS encoding sulfatase, whose amino-acid sequence MSEKRRPNILFIMSDDHASHAMSCYGSRINQTPQLDRIANEGILFDNCFCTNSICSPSRAAILTGKYNHLNGVKSIEDELDGSQMTFPKLLQADGYQTAMIGKWHLGHGGDADPTGFDYWNVVPGQGEYHDPHFYEMGELKQFKGYATELITEFSIDWMNNRDKERPFLLMCHHKAPHRPWQPAEKYANLYEDIDIPEPETFYDDYATRSEAVKEAKMRVDTHMNDQVDLKGLPPAGLTALEEKKWRYQRYIKDYLRCVASIDESIGNLLDYLEQEGIAEDTIIVYTSDQGFFLGDHGWYDKRFMYEESLRMPFIVRYPRAIKGGSRTDAMALNVDFPATFLDYAGVPIPEEMQGYSLRSIWEGETPTNWRTSMYYRYWMHLDEHHNVYSHYGVRTERYKLIYYYGEALGTAGSVEENRPPEWELFDLEKDPYELSNVYKDEHYAEIASELKQELRRLQQEVLDVPVEEIE is encoded by the coding sequence TTGAGTGAAAAACGCAGACCCAATATTTTATTTATTATGTCTGATGACCATGCATCCCACGCGATGAGTTGCTACGGTAGCCGCATTAACCAAACGCCACAGCTTGACAGGATAGCCAATGAAGGTATCCTATTTGACAATTGCTTTTGTACGAACTCAATCTGTTCACCTAGTCGCGCAGCTATTTTAACAGGTAAATATAATCATTTAAATGGTGTGAAATCGATTGAAGATGAACTGGACGGAAGTCAAATGACTTTCCCTAAGTTGCTTCAGGCTGACGGCTATCAGACAGCGATGATCGGAAAATGGCATCTTGGTCATGGTGGCGATGCTGATCCGACTGGTTTCGATTATTGGAACGTAGTGCCAGGTCAAGGCGAATATCATGATCCTCATTTTTATGAAATGGGTGAGTTAAAGCAATTTAAGGGCTATGCTACGGAATTAATTACTGAGTTCTCTATCGATTGGATGAACAATCGTGACAAGGAACGACCATTCTTGCTTATGTGTCATCATAAAGCGCCTCATCGTCCTTGGCAGCCAGCTGAGAAGTATGCAAATTTGTATGAGGATATCGATATTCCAGAGCCGGAAACGTTTTATGACGATTATGCGACTCGCTCTGAAGCGGTCAAAGAAGCAAAAATGCGTGTAGATACGCATATGAATGATCAGGTTGATTTGAAGGGGTTACCGCCTGCAGGGCTCACTGCACTTGAAGAGAAGAAATGGAGATACCAGCGATATATTAAAGATTATTTGAGATGTGTGGCATCAATAGATGAAAGCATTGGTAACTTGCTTGATTATTTGGAGCAAGAGGGAATAGCTGAAGATACGATCATAGTGTATACATCTGATCAAGGATTTTTCTTAGGCGATCATGGTTGGTATGATAAGCGTTTCATGTACGAGGAGTCATTGCGAATGCCGTTTATCGTTCGTTATCCACGTGCGATCAAGGGTGGATCACGTACAGATGCGATGGCACTTAACGTCGACTTTCCTGCTACCTTTTTAGATTATGCTGGTGTACCTATCCCTGAGGAAATGCAAGGCTACAGCCTACGTTCCATTTGGGAAGGAGAAACACCAACCAATTGGCGTACATCGATGTATTATCGTTATTGGATGCATTTGGATGAGCACCATAATGTCTATTCTCATTACGGTGTCCGTACAGAACGTTATAAGCTAATCTATTATTATGGAGAAGCTCTAGGCACTGCGGGTTCTGTCGAAGAAAACCGTCCACCTGAGTGGGAGCTGTTCGATCTAGAGAAAGACCCGTATGAGCTCAGCAACGTCTATAAAGACGAGCATTATGCGGAAATTGCCAGCGAGCTGAAGCAGGAGCTTCGCCGATTGCAGCAGGAAGTGCTGGATGTGCCGGTCGAGGAAATAGAGTAG
- a CDS encoding response regulator transcription factor: MFTYPSTNQGHKIDEKQALIKVIIAEDNDILRLDFSEMIEDCSSMILLGSASTGAEAVELAQQCDANIILMDIEMESHQDGIEAASKLSTLRPDLGVIFLTVHEDDETIYQAYTLNNARDYLVKSAEHEEILRSIEDAFDEQIYGSSSMASKLQSEFSRLKQTESSLLFFMSILSQLTQAEKEIIKLLLENYKVDGIAKIRMVEPVTIKSQINTLLKKFNMRRTREITSLIRKLNISFLFEIV, translated from the coding sequence ATGTTTACTTACCCATCTACAAACCAAGGCCATAAGATTGATGAGAAACAAGCTTTAATAAAAGTAATTATTGCTGAAGATAACGATATTTTACGGTTGGATTTCTCTGAAATGATTGAAGATTGCTCATCTATGATACTGCTAGGCTCCGCTTCCACTGGTGCTGAGGCGGTTGAGCTTGCACAGCAATGCGATGCGAACATTATACTGATGGACATAGAGATGGAATCGCATCAGGATGGAATAGAAGCGGCCAGCAAATTGTCAACGCTCAGGCCCGATCTGGGCGTCATATTTCTTACTGTACATGAAGATGATGAAACAATCTATCAAGCTTATACGCTTAATAATGCTAGAGATTACTTAGTGAAGTCTGCTGAGCATGAAGAGATTTTGCGTAGCATCGAGGATGCATTCGATGAACAGATATATGGTTCTTCCTCGATGGCCTCAAAGTTGCAAAGTGAATTTTCTCGTCTTAAGCAAACCGAGAGTAGCCTACTATTCTTTATGAGTATATTGTCGCAGCTTACTCAAGCAGAAAAAGAAATTATTAAGCTGCTGCTGGAAAATTACAAAGTAGATGGGATTGCAAAAATAAGGATGGTCGAGCCAGTGACGATTAAATCGCAAATCAACACGTTGCTCAAAAAATTTAATATGCGGCGTACGAGAGAAATTACTAGTTTAATCCGCAAGCTTAATATTTCTTTTTTATTCGAAATTGTCTAA